GTTAAGTTTATCTTAACAGATCTAAGTTAGGGTTAGATTTTGCTAAGATGGTCCGTCTCTGTCTAAATTTTTATAACAAAATCAGATTATCGTTACACTATACGATATTCTACAAAAATCAAACTCTAGAAAATTTAGACATGAAAAAAACTCAATGGCTGTGGATAGGATTAATTATCCCTATTCTCATAGTCTTGACTAACCTTCCAGTTAAAAGCGAGAACATTATTGACACTAATGCTACCCAAATTTTACAATCAATGTCCTCCTATCTTGGGGAAACACAAGCTTTCACTGTCAATACTGATATCAACTTAGAAATCGTTACTGCAAATAATCAAAAGTTACAATTTAATAGCTTTGGTACAATTGCCTTAGCAAGACCAGATAAATTTCATATTCGTCGTCAAGGAGTAGTTGCCGATATTGATTTCTTTTTTGATGGAGAAACTCTCACACTCCAAGGTAATAGGAGTAATGTTTACGCTCAGTTAAACGTCTCAGGAACTATTGATGATGCTATTCGAGCTTTTGAACTAGAGACTGGTATTCCCGCACCTGGAGCTGATTTATTGTTTAATGATGTTTACTCTATCCTGTCTGAAGGAGTAGAAAACAGCGTCTATCTGGGTACAGCTTATGTCAATGGGATAGAGTGTCACCATTTAGCCTTTAGAGAAGCAGACGTTGACTGGCAATTATGGGTTCAAGTAGGAGATACACCCTTACCCATGAAATACGTTATTACCAATAAATGGGTTACAGCAGCTCCACAATATACAATCAGTTTACGAGACTGGAATACTAATCCAGAATTAGATGCTCAGCAATTCATATTTGTTGCTCCCGAAGGATTTGAGCCTTTAGAAACTATCCCAACCGACGAATTAGAAGAATTTCAATCTACACAAGAGGAAAGATAAATGAAATTATTAACTAGTCGAATTATGCTCACAACTTTGACTCTGATAGCACTAGGTGGTTTAAGTAGCATTATTCAAATACCCGATGCACAAGCTGTAGTCGGCAGACCTGCCACACCTGGAAGCGTTGCGGGTGTTTCCCGTAGAACCTCTCGGCGGGTTATTCGTCGCTCAACCATTTATGTAGCTAGTTTACCTGGTGGTTGTGGTACTGTAGTTATTGAAGGAATGCAACTTTACCAGTGTGGCTCTACTTACTATCAACCTTACAATGATCAATATGTAGTTGTGTACGTTGATTAATAACCATCAGAGCTAATATTGAGCTATCATAAAAGTATAAGGATTAAGCTTAAAAATAGCTGATCCTGACTTTTGGTCAAAAACGGTCAATCATTATGGGCTTAGTTTTTGTCTAAAAAAAGGTTTTATCTTTGTTCACATACCTAAAACAGGTGGTACATCAATATGTACAGCTCTTAAATACTATAACCATAGACCCATAAATAATTATTACTTAAACAAATTCTTGTGGAAATATATAGGCTGGTTAGCTGCGCCAACAAGCCATTTGCAGTTATTATCTCTGATGAGTAATTTTCATATTTCAGCCAGAGATATTAAATCGGAACTTGAATCTCAAAAAATGATCAGTAGCTTTTTAGCAATGCCGAAAATTCGCGAACAATATAAGGATGTACTTGACACAAGTAGTATGTATGATAAGCTATTTAAATTTGCTATAGTCAGAAACCCTTGGACAAGAGAATTATCTATTTATGAGTATATCAAAGGAAATAAAAAACACCCTAGGCACGAGTTCTTCAGCACGTTTAAAAGTTTTAACGAGTTCTTGAACTGGAAATATGAAAATCAATTTGTTAAGAATAGACGACCAGGACTCATTCAATTAGACTATATTACTGACGCCAACGGAAACATAATTGTGGACTTTTTTGGTAAAACAGAGAACCTGGCACAAGACTTTCAAACAGTCCTAAATAAATTAGGTATAACTGATGTTTCTCTTCCCCATGTCAATAAATCTAAGTCTAATGATGTCGATTATAAAAGTTATTATGATGATGAAGCTAAGGAAATAGTTGGAGAAATGTGTAAAGAAGATTTAGAGTTTTTTGGATATACATTTGATTAACTCGTGCTATTTCATTCTAAATGTTATGATCTTCATTTAACAGTTGAGCTATAAGTTGGGCTATAATATAAGTAGCAGGATTAAGCTTAAAAATAGCTGATCCTGACTTTTGGTCAATCTAGATTTACTCTGGGGGGGTTGACTATGATATTACTTATTGAGAGAGTAGTAGCAGTTTTTCTGGTTGTAGTAGGACTATCCTATCTAGTTCAAGGTTTAGTTTGGAAAAATTTAGTACAAGAATTGCTCAAAAATAAAACCTGGTTAATGCTTTGGTCGTTATTGTTCCTACCTTGGGGATTAGTTATCGTTTTGGGACATAATA
This genomic window from Gloeocapsa sp. DLM2.Bin57 contains:
- a CDS encoding DUF2092 domain-containing protein, encoding MVRLCLNFYNKIRLSLHYTIFYKNQTLENLDMKKTQWLWIGLIIPILIVLTNLPVKSENIIDTNATQILQSMSSYLGETQAFTVNTDINLEIVTANNQKLQFNSFGTIALARPDKFHIRRQGVVADIDFFFDGETLTLQGNRSNVYAQLNVSGTIDDAIRAFELETGIPAPGADLLFNDVYSILSEGVENSVYLGTAYVNGIECHHLAFREADVDWQLWVQVGDTPLPMKYVITNKWVTAAPQYTISLRDWNTNPELDAQQFIFVAPEGFEPLETIPTDELEEFQSTQEER